Below is a genomic region from Sphingomonas sp. KR3-1.
GGAAGCCGCTGCGCGCCGCGCTGATCCTCGGCAGCACCGCCGGCACGCTGCTGATCGCCAGGGCGCTGCACGCGGTGAGCCAGATCGTGATCGTCACCGGCAGCGACGCGGACAAGGTCGCCCAGGTCCAGCAGGGCCTCGACAAGGGCCTGTCGATCGCCGTGATCGCGGTCGCCGCCCTATCCGCCTTCGAATGCGCGAAGGAGCTGTACCAGCTCTACCGGGAGCGCCGCTGAGGCGCTCCCCAGGGCATCAGGCCGCGCGCTTCTCCAGCGCGTGCGCGGCCTCGGCCATCAGCGTGGCGATGATGTCGGCCACCGGCTCTTCCTTCGAGACCATGCCGACCGACTGGCCCGCCATCACGCTGCCATGCTCGACATCGCCGTCGATCACGGCGCGGCGCAGCGCCCCGGCCCAGTAATGCTCGATCTGGAGCTGGGCTTCCATCATCTCGATCTTGCCGTCGTCGAGCAGCTGGGCGACTTCGCGCTGCTTGGCGGTGAACAGCTCGCCCGCGGCATTCTTGAGCGCGCGGACGGGGATGACGGGCAGGCGCGGATCGATCTGGACGCTGGCGATCGCGTCGCGCGCCGAGGCGCGGATGAACGCCTTCTTGAAGTTCGCGTGCGCGATGCACTCGCTGGCGCAGACGAAGCGCGTGCCGAGCTGGACGCCGGCCGCACCCATGTCGAGATAGCCGGCGATCGCCTCGCCGCGGCCGATGCCGCCGGCGACGAAGACGGGGACCTGCTCGGCGACTTCGGGCAGGATCTCCTGCGCGAGCACGCTGGTCGAGACCGGGCCGATATGGCCGCCGGCTTCCATGCCCTCTACCACCAGCGCATCGACGCCCGAACGGATCAGCTTCTTGGCGAGGCTGAGCGCCGGCGCGAAGCAGATCAGCTTGGCGCCATTCGCCTTGATCGCATCGAGCGAACCCGCGGGCGGCAGGCCGCCGGCGAGGACGACATGGCCGACCTCATGCTTGTTGCAGACTTCGATCAGCTCGAAGAGCTGCGGGTGCATCGTGATCAGGTTTACGCCGAAGGGCCTGGCGGTGAGCGCCTTGGTGCCGGCGATCTCCTTGTCGAGCAGCTCGGGGCTCATCGCGCCGCACGCGATCACGCCGAAGCCGCCGGCATTGGAGATGGCGGCAACCAGGTTGCGCTCCGACACCCAGGACATGGCGCCACCCAGGATGGCGACTTCGGAACCGAGGAACGCGCAGCCGCGGGCCATGCGGCGGGTCAGGCGCTCGGCGCCGACGGAAGATGCATTGGTCATCCCCCCGCCTAGCCCCGCTAGCGCCCATGGGGCAAGGGTCAGGGTGCGCGGCGCGTCTGGCTATAGTCGATGCGGATCGACACCCAGGCGCCGACCATCAGCTTGTTGTCGACGCGCGGCGCCCGCACGAGGAACTGGAACGCGGCCTGGCGCACCGATCCCGCAAAGCCCGTGCCGACCGTTTCGCCGAGTTCGTAGCAATCCTCGACCCGGTTGCGCGGCGCGGTGCGGCAGGCGACCAGCCCATAACCCGGATAGCGTGCGCGATTCTCGTTGATATAGGGCTGGAGCTCGGCGTTGCGCGGCTCGCGCACCCATTCCGCGGCATAGAGCGTCTCACCATGCCGGCCCTTGCCGACCGCCGGCGTGTCGCTCTTGCCGCCCCCGCCGCCGGCATCGGCGGTCTCGGCGCTGTCGCCATCGCTGGTCGAGGGATGGGTCGGCGCCTTGGAGATGTCGCCCTGCTGATAGTCGTTGCGGCTGAGCTTGAGGAAGGTCGGCGGGCCGACGGGCACCGGCGTCTCGACCGGAGACGGCACCGGCGGCTTGGGCTGGGTCTGCGCCTGAGCCTGCTGCTTCTGCGCGCTCGCGCGCTTCTGGACCTTCTTCTGCGAGGTCTTCTTGTCCGGGCTGTCCTCGCCCTTCGACGCCTCGATCCCGAACACGGTGGTGCGCCCGCTCTGCTTGCGGCCCGGCAGGGGCGGCACGAAGAACAGCAGCAGCAGGATGAGCAGCAGCTCGACGATGATCGCGAACAGCAAGGCCGCGCTGCGCCTGCGCAGCAGCCCCGAATCAGCAAAGAGACGGGAGCGCAGCCACATCATCACAATCCTGCCCCAACCATGCCGACACGGCGGCAGCGCGACCGAAATGGGGCAGCATCGCGCCGCATGTTACCGTTCGTTGCAGGCGTCGCGGCGAACCGGAGTGGTCAGGCCGCCTCGTCGGTCGCGTCGAGGCCGTAGGCGGTGTGGAGGATGCGCACCGCCAGCTCGGTCTCGTCCTCGTTGATCAGCACGCTGACCTTGATCTCCGAGGTGGTGATCGCCTGGATGTTGATCCCGCGCTCGCCGAGCGTCTTGAACATCGCCGCGGCGACGCCTGCATGGCTGCGCATGCCGACGCCGACCACCGAGATCTTGGCGACGCGGGTATCCTGGATCAGCTCCGCGAAGCCGATGCTCGCCTTGGCCTGGGTGAGCGTCTCGATCGAGCGCGCCAGGTCGGCGGCCGGCACGGTGAAGGTCACGTCGGTCGCGCTCGCCGAACCCGCGCTCTGGTGCGCGATGTTCTGGATGATCATGTCGACATTGATGTTCGCCGCGGCGAGCGGGTCGAAGATCGTCGCCACCGCGCCGGGCTTGTCCGGCACCGAGGTGAGCGTGATCTTGGCTTCGTTCTTGTCGTGCGCGATGCCGGTGATGAGCTGGCTTTCCACGTCCTGTATCTCCTCTTCGCCCACGATCATCGTGCCGGGCAGCGTGTCCGCCATCGGTGCGTTCTCGCCGGTGAACGACGACAGCACCTGCACGCGGACCTGTTCCTTCATCGCCAGACCCACCGAGCGCGTCTGGAGCACCTTGGCCCCGACGCTGGCGAGCTCGAGCATTTCTTCGTACGTCACCTTCTTGAGCTTGCGGGCCCGGGGCACGATGCGCGGATCGGTGGTGTAGACCCCGTCCACATCGGTATAAATGTCGCAGCGATCGGCCTTGACCGCCGCCGCCACCGCCACCGCCGAGGTATCCGATCCGCCGCGGCCGAGCGTGGTGATGCGGCCTTCATGCATGCCCTGGAAGCCCGGGATCACCGCGACCTCGCGTGCTTCCATGCTGGCGAGCAGCGGGCCGGTCTCGATGTCGCCGATGCGCGCCTTGGCGAAGGCGTCGTCGGTGTGGATCGGCAGCTGCCAGCCGAGCCAGGAGCGCGCCGGCACGCCGAGCGCCTGGAGCGTGATCGCGAGCAGGCCCGAGGTGATCTGCTCGCCCGCGGCGACGACCACGTCATATTCGCGCGGATCGTAGAGCGAGCTCGCCTCGCGGCAGAAATTGACCAGCCGGTCGGTCTCGCCGGCCATCGCCGAGACGACCACCGCGACCTGATTGCCGGCTTCCCATTCGCGTTTGACGCGCGCGGCGACGTTCCGGATGCGCTCGATGCCCGCCATCGAGGTGCCGCCGAACTTCATCACGATACGCGCCATGGAAAGAGCCTGTCTGCTTTGCGGGCTTGGTCCCAGCCTGCGCGGGGATGACGATAATGGGGCGCCCTGATAGGAGCGGCGCATGGCAAGCGCAACCAAAGCAACTATTGACCCGCGTGAAGCTGAGCATTTCGGCAAGCTGGCGGCCGATTGGTGGAATCCCAAGGGCTCCTCGGCGATGCTCCACAAGCTCAATCCGGCGCGGCTCGGCTATGTCCGCGCCGCGATCGACACGCATTGGGGCGGGGACGGCGCGAGCTTCACGCCGCTCGCCGGCAGGACCGCGATCGACGTCGGCTGCGGCGCCGGGCTGCTCGCCGAGCCGCTCGCCCGGCTGGGCGCGACGATGACCGGGATCGACGCGGCGCCCGAGAATATCGGCGCCGCCCGCGCCCACGCCGCCGCGACCGGGCTCGACATCGATTATGTCGCCGGCGGGATCGAGAACCTGCCCGGCCGGACCTTCGACCTCGTCACCTCGATGGAAGTGATCGAGCATGTCACCGATCCGGCGGCATTCGTCGGCGCGCTGGCCGGCGCGCTGGCCGAGGGCGGATTAATGATCCTCTCGACCCCCAATCGCACCCTCGCCTCGCGCATCGCGATGATCACGTTTGCCGAGGGCACGGGCGCGATCCCCGAGGGCACGCACGACTGGAGCAAGTTCCTCCGCCCCGAGGAGCTGGAGGCATTGCTGGTCGCCGCGGGCATGAAGGTGATCGACCGCACCGGCCTGGGCTTCTCGCCCGCGCGAGGCTTCGTCACCGGCACGCGCGAGACGCTCAATTATCTGGTGACTGCGGTGCGCGCCTAGGGCTTCTGCCCGAAGTCCAGCACCGCCAGCGCGCCGATATCGAGCGTCTGCCTGGCCGTGTTGACGTGCAGCGCCGCGGCGAGCTCGCCCTTGGCATAGTCGCGGTCGGCATGGCCGGCGACCTTGTAGAGCTTCCACTC
It encodes:
- a CDS encoding nitronate monooxygenase family protein, whose translation is MTNASSVGAERLTRRMARGCAFLGSEVAILGGAMSWVSERNLVAAISNAGGFGVIACGAMSPELLDKEIAGTKALTARPFGVNLITMHPQLFELIEVCNKHEVGHVVLAGGLPPAGSLDAIKANGAKLICFAPALSLAKKLIRSGVDALVVEGMEAGGHIGPVSTSVLAQEILPEVAEQVPVFVAGGIGRGEAIAGYLDMGAAGVQLGTRFVCASECIAHANFKKAFIRASARDAIASVQIDPRLPVIPVRALKNAAGELFTAKQREVAQLLDDGKIEMMEAQLQIEHYWAGALRRAVIDGDVEHGSVMAGQSVGMVSKEEPVADIIATLMAEAAHALEKRAA
- a CDS encoding aspartate kinase; the protein is MARIVMKFGGTSMAGIERIRNVAARVKREWEAGNQVAVVVSAMAGETDRLVNFCREASSLYDPREYDVVVAAGEQITSGLLAITLQALGVPARSWLGWQLPIHTDDAFAKARIGDIETGPLLASMEAREVAVIPGFQGMHEGRITTLGRGGSDTSAVAVAAAVKADRCDIYTDVDGVYTTDPRIVPRARKLKKVTYEEMLELASVGAKVLQTRSVGLAMKEQVRVQVLSSFTGENAPMADTLPGTMIVGEEEIQDVESQLITGIAHDKNEAKITLTSVPDKPGAVATIFDPLAAANINVDMIIQNIAHQSAGSASATDVTFTVPAADLARSIETLTQAKASIGFAELIQDTRVAKISVVGVGMRSHAGVAAAMFKTLGERGINIQAITTSEIKVSVLINEDETELAVRILHTAYGLDATDEAA
- the ubiG gene encoding bifunctional 2-polyprenyl-6-hydroxyphenol methylase/3-demethylubiquinol 3-O-methyltransferase UbiG, with the protein product MASATKATIDPREAEHFGKLAADWWNPKGSSAMLHKLNPARLGYVRAAIDTHWGGDGASFTPLAGRTAIDVGCGAGLLAEPLARLGATMTGIDAAPENIGAARAHAAATGLDIDYVAGGIENLPGRTFDLVTSMEVIEHVTDPAAFVGALAGALAEGGLMILSTPNRTLASRIAMITFAEGTGAIPEGTHDWSKFLRPEELEALLVAAGMKVIDRTGLGFSPARGFVTGTRETLNYLVTAVRA